The proteins below come from a single Salvelinus alpinus chromosome 18, SLU_Salpinus.1, whole genome shotgun sequence genomic window:
- the LOC139543465 gene encoding ankyrin repeat domain-containing protein SOWAHB-like, with product MATDFTQDSVLYFLRCNGGKVKNAELLAHFNAFVKDHENQTHNRELFKTFINSVAVVKTEEGVRYVVLRKKFLGHVAGGDITARSHSPKLPTGQQPAPQDRSPRDPVNRNQERGQKELIETHLPVTHQKFHVPPGNTIQLTENILSSAGIVNKNNVKSTINFEKPIQSSSPYVTDHALPPASSNREAPFRPSYNAAISKGSEDGSGQSIEAKWDKEPVTLPLSVPELNHKGIYMGGYTLGKQSIEPKRSYPPPEFLYTEVKPPAHQPHLAQVQQNAVQPKRKTSEADHGGASAATRWPLLTTLEHASSFPCLSDGYRPAAAHLTPDPQVTRSNGNLDGSLHLHHSISQQPRPKQDGVPDPVPIPDIHSQYPEESRAAVPQSGVKPQPPQCCLTLDYQYHTPAAASGRSSGYSEQYHQQADSGLSSRHSHSSLLLAPSLDSRDEWPQGSRRDEWASYEALNYQVLSGEQLSQMHCAEKRAPRPHHHSTGYLDDNEVDISSSWHHSTGYLHDDDGSESNESTSIPEPFLRPAVQRISTQLRSRMCRSLGADLDQRFPGDGVSARHNRLQLLSSNLSISHSFSHPTSRTPSYRDLRGEMRSGASSNKSLNSGHDSSYFHRHDLVPLEPKEHDWLVKGAAGFWADIYTLFRDEPSLLTKRDFITGYTILHWIAKHGDHRVLNTLWYGVNKAGIKLDVDVKTTCGYTPLHLAAIHGNNKMIRLLVRKFSANVALRDTSGKKAWQYLSRTGPMDLLEMLGTPQCLTSTEGSSSSQSTGERPTTRPVTSSGSAAVKRSTSIAAFLNKTLMKFPGREGSRSSDSLV from the coding sequence AAAGGACCACGAGAACCAGACGCACAATCGGGAACTGTTTAAAACGTTTATTAACTCCGTGGCTGTGGTGAAAACGGAGGAGGGAGTTAGATACGTTGTATTGAGGAAGAAATTTCTGGGCCATGTTGCTGGAGGAGATATCACCGCCAGATCCCATTCCCCAAAACTCCCCACCGGACAACAACCTGCGCCACAAGACCGCTCACCGAGAGATCCGGTAAACAGAAACCAGGAGAGAGGTCAGAAGGAATTGATCGAGACGCACTTGCCCGTCACACATCAGAAGTTCCACGTTCCACCGGGCAACACCATCCAACTCACAGAAAATATATTGTCCTCGGCTGGAATTGTAAACAAAAACAATGTGAAAAGTACAATCAACTTCGAAAAGCCTATCCAAAGCTCCTCGCCATATGTGACAGACCATGCGCTACCTCCTGCATCCAGCAACAGAGAGGCACCGTTCCGCCCATCTTACAATGCAGCAATATCAAAGGGGTCAGAAGATGGGAGTGGTCAGAGCATAGAAGCAAAATGGGATAAAGAACCCGTGACTCTCCCTCTTTCAGTCCCAGAACTGAATCACAAAGGCATTTACATGGGTGGTTACACACTTGGCAAGCAGTCAATAGAACCCAAGAGGTCCTATCCGCCCCCTGAGTTCCTATACACAGAGGTGAAACCTCCGGCACATCAGCCTCACCTAGCACAGGTGCAACAGAATGCAGTACAGCCAAAGAGGAAGACTTCTGAAGCTGACCACGGAGGAGCCTCTGCAGCTACAAGATGGCCACTGCTCACCACTCTAGAGCATGCCAGCTCCTTTCCTTGTTTATCTGATGGTTACAGGCCTGCTGCTGCtcacctgacccctgacccccagGTGACAAGGAGCAATGGCAACCTGGATGGCAGTCTTCACCTCCACCATAGCATCTCACAGCAGCCCAGACCAAAACAAGATGGAGTCCCTGACCCAGTCCCTATCCCTGACATTCACAGCCAGTATCCGGAGGAGAGTAGAGCTGCTgttccccagtccggggtcaAGCCCCAGCCTCCCCAATGCTGCCTAACCCTGGATTACCAGTACCACACCCCTGCTGCTGCTAGTGGTAGGTCTTCTGGTTACTCAGAGCAGTACCACCAGCAGGCTGACTCCGGCCTCTCCTCCCGTCACAGCCACAGCAGCCTCCTCCTTGCCCCATCACTGGACTCCAGGGATGAGTGGCCCCAGGGTTCCCGTAGAGATGAGTGGGCCAGCTATGAAGCCCTCAACTACCAGGTTCTCTCGGGTGAGCAGCTCTCTCAGATGCACTGCGCCGAGAAGCGAGCCCCCCGGCCTCACCATCACTCCACCGGTTACCTTGACGACAACGAGGTGGACATATCATCGTCGTGGCACCATTCCACAGGTTATCTCCATGACGATGACGGGTCAGAGTCCAACGAGTCCACCTCTATTCCCGAACCCTTTCTCCGACCCGCCGTCCAGCGAATCAGCACCCAGCTCCGCAGCCGCATGTGTCGTAGTCTCGGAGCCGACTTGGACCAACGGTTTCCGGGGGATGGCGTCTCGGCACGCCACAACCGtctccagctcctctcctccaacCTCAGCATCAGCCACTCCTTCTCCCACCCCACCTCACGTACACCCAGCTACAGAGACCTGAGGGGGGAGATGCGATCTGGGGCCTCCAGTAACAAGAGCTTAAACAGTGGCCATGACAGTTCCTACTTCCACCGGCACGACCTGGTACCCCTGGAGCCCAAGGAGCATGACTGGCTGGTGAAGGGTGCAGCTGGATTCTGGGCTGACATTTACACCCTGTTCAGAGATGAACCCAGCCTCCTCACCAAGAGAGACTTCATCACTGGTTATACCATCCTGCACTGGATCGCTAAACATGGAGACCACCGGGTCCTCAACACACTCTGGTACGGAGTCAACAAAGCCGGGATTAAACTGGACGTGGATGTGAAGACTACCTGTGGCTACACGCCTCTTCACCTGGCTGCCATCCACGGGAACAACAAGATGATCCGGCTTCTGGTTCGTAAGTTCAGCGCCAACGTGGCCCTCAGGGATACTAGTGGTAAGAAGGCCTGGCAGTACCTCAGTCGCACCGGCCCAATGGACCTTCTAGAGATGCTAGGGACCCCTCAGTGCTTGACCTCCACCGAGGGTAGCTCCTCATCCCAGTCCACAGGAGAGAGACCCACAACAAGGCCGGTGACATCCTCGGGCTCAGCCGCGGTGAAGAGGTCCACGTCTATAGCTGCGTTCCTGAATAAGACTCTAATGAAGTTCCCAGGACGGGAAGGTTCGCGGTCGTCCGACTCTTTAGTGTGA